In the genome of Flavobacterium panacagri, one region contains:
- a CDS encoding nucleoside permease, protein MGIKNRLILMSFLQFFVWGAWLITIGNYWFGTKNWEGTQFGLVFGTMGIASLFMPTLTGIIADRWINAEKLYGVLHILYAVVLFGIAQVSTPDTFIIVMLLAMCCYMPTIALSNSISYTSLKLNNKNIVKDFPPIRVWGTIGFIVAMWITNLSGSKATEYQFYIAGAGALILGIYAFTLPKCEPQRLIKENATWIETLGLESFKLFGNYKMALFFVFSMFLGGALQLTNAYGDVFLDEFKHFPKYADSFVIKYSTIIMSISQVSETLFILAIPFFLRRFGIKQVMLISMLAWVLRFGLFAFGDPVGGLWMIILSCIVYGMAFDFFNISGSLFVESNTDSKIRSSAQGLFMMMTNGVGAVLGSLTSGWAIDRFFTKSFTNTTELAGFLQTDASNEKMVEFVKSQGNSISTEGAFTNPVLMKDWHTIWLSFALYALVIAIAFAVLFKHKHDPKEIEDLSH, encoded by the coding sequence ATGGGTATTAAAAATAGATTGATTTTAATGAGCTTTCTGCAATTTTTTGTTTGGGGAGCTTGGCTTATAACAATTGGAAATTATTGGTTTGGTACAAAAAACTGGGAAGGAACTCAGTTCGGACTGGTTTTTGGAACCATGGGAATCGCTTCTCTTTTTATGCCTACACTTACAGGTATTATTGCTGACAGATGGATTAACGCTGAAAAATTGTATGGAGTCCTTCATATCCTTTATGCAGTTGTTTTGTTTGGAATAGCTCAAGTTTCAACTCCTGATACTTTTATTATAGTAATGCTTTTGGCGATGTGCTGTTATATGCCGACAATTGCTTTAAGTAATTCTATTTCTTATACTTCGCTTAAATTAAACAATAAAAATATTGTAAAAGACTTTCCGCCAATCCGTGTTTGGGGAACAATTGGTTTTATTGTTGCGATGTGGATTACAAATTTAAGCGGCAGTAAAGCAACAGAATATCAGTTTTATATTGCTGGAGCAGGGGCTTTAATCTTAGGAATCTACGCTTTTACATTGCCAAAATGTGAACCACAGCGTTTGATTAAAGAAAATGCAACTTGGATTGAGACTTTAGGATTAGAGTCATTTAAGTTGTTTGGAAACTATAAAATGGCTTTGTTTTTTGTTTTTTCTATGTTTTTAGGAGGAGCACTACAGCTGACAAATGCTTATGGAGATGTGTTTTTAGATGAATTTAAACATTTTCCTAAATATGCAGATTCTTTCGTAATCAAATATTCGACTATTATTATGTCGATTTCTCAGGTTTCTGAAACCTTGTTTATTTTAGCAATTCCATTTTTCTTAAGACGTTTTGGAATCAAACAAGTAATGTTAATCAGTATGCTGGCTTGGGTTCTTCGTTTTGGGTTATTTGCTTTTGGAGATCCTGTTGGTGGTTTATGGATGATTATTTTGTCTTGTATTGTATACGGAATGGCGTTCGATTTCTTTAATATTTCCGGTTCTTTATTTGTAGAAAGTAATACCGATTCTAAAATTCGTTCTTCTGCGCAAGGTTTATTTATGATGATGACCAATGGAGTAGGAGCCGTTTTAGGAAGTTTAACTTCTGGATGGGCAATCGACCGTTTCTTTACAAAATCATTTACTAATACAACTGAGTTGGCAGGATTTTTACAAACAGACGCTTCAAATGAAAAGATGGTAGAATTTGTAAAGAGCCAAGGAAATTCAATTTCTACAGAAGGCGCTTTTACAAATCCGGTTTTAATGAAAGACTGGCATACTATTTGGCTTTCGTTTGCGCTTTATGCTTTGGTGATTGCGATTGCTTTTGCTGTTTTGTTTAAACACAAACATGATCCAAAAGAGATTGAGGATTTAAGTCATTAA
- a CDS encoding ExbD/TolR family protein, giving the protein MKNLPQKVRSKKLSSRVDLTAMVSVSFLLIIFFMVVGELSKPKTMDFSLPNYDNEERFMGCVLHDENRTLTLLLDNDNQIITYSGLLFYPIEGPKKVQYGKSGIRKELLERNKKVLQYSAQRGKPGRGITVIIKPSKKSNYGNLVDILDEMEITNIDSYVIVPEFTPEESKLLASN; this is encoded by the coding sequence ATGAAAAACCTCCCACAAAAAGTAAGAAGTAAAAAACTTAGTTCACGAGTCGATTTAACCGCAATGGTCAGCGTTTCTTTTCTGCTGATTATATTCTTTATGGTTGTTGGGGAATTGTCGAAGCCAAAAACTATGGATTTTAGTCTACCTAATTATGACAATGAAGAGCGCTTTATGGGTTGCGTGCTTCATGATGAAAATCGTACTCTAACACTTTTACTTGATAATGACAACCAAATAATCACTTATTCAGGGTTATTATTTTATCCAATTGAAGGTCCAAAAAAAGTGCAATATGGGAAAAGCGGAATTAGGAAAGAATTATTAGAAAGAAATAAAAAAGTCTTGCAATATTCTGCTCAAAGAGGAAAACCAGGACGTGGAATTACAGTTATTATTAAGCCAAGTAAAAAATCAAATTATGGTAATTTAGTAGATATTTTGGATGAAATGGAAATTACAAATATAGATTCTTACGTGATTGTTCCCGAATTTACTCCAGAAGAATCAAAATTATTAGCGTCAAATTAA
- the cmk gene encoding (d)CMP kinase — protein MKKITIAIDGFSSTGKSTLAKQLAKKLEYVYVDTGAMYRAVAFFAMQHNLIGTDFFDKDVLVSALPKIQLEFKFNADLGFAEMYLNGENVEKQIRTIEVSNFVSKVATVSEVRSKLVEQQQEMGKNKGIVMDGRDIGTVVFPDAELKIFMTASAETRAQRRFDELQAKGDSVTYEEVLKNVVDRDNLDTSREDSPLVIADDAIEIDNSYLNKEEQFDAVLELVNDIVKTA, from the coding sequence TTGAAAAAGATCACTATTGCTATCGATGGATTTTCATCAACAGGTAAAAGTACCTTAGCAAAACAACTGGCAAAAAAATTAGAGTATGTATATGTAGATACTGGAGCTATGTATAGAGCGGTAGCTTTTTTTGCTATGCAGCATAATTTAATTGGGACTGATTTTTTTGATAAAGATGTCTTGGTTAGCGCATTGCCTAAAATTCAATTAGAGTTTAAGTTTAATGCCGATTTAGGTTTTGCTGAAATGTATTTGAATGGTGAAAATGTAGAGAAACAAATTAGAACAATTGAGGTTTCTAACTTTGTAAGCAAAGTTGCAACTGTTTCAGAAGTTCGTTCAAAATTAGTAGAACAACAACAGGAAATGGGTAAAAATAAAGGCATCGTTATGGATGGAAGAGATATAGGAACAGTTGTTTTTCCTGATGCCGAACTTAAAATCTTTATGACTGCCAGTGCAGAAACGCGTGCGCAGAGGCGTTTTGATGAATTGCAAGCAAAAGGAGATAGCGTAACCTATGAAGAAGTTCTTAAAAATGTTGTAGATAGAGATAATTTAGACACAAGCAGAGAAGATTCACCTTTGGTAATTGCCGACGATGCTATTGAGATAGATAATTCTTACTTAAATAAAGAAGAGCAGTTTGATGCTGTTTTAGAATTAGTGAATGATATTGTTAAAACAGCATAA
- a CDS encoding ExbD/TolR family protein: MKNLPQKVRSKKLSSRVDLTAMVSVSFLLIIFFMVVGELSKPKVIDLSLPDNGDIICGPIACVDPNRIYTILLDDKDRIVTYSGLLEDSSVNPKEIIYGQNGIRKELFVKKRVILEYSTSMGKPKNGPIVIIKPSKNSNFKNLVDILDEMAIVKIDTYAIVPEFTPEENKLLALK, from the coding sequence ATGAAAAATCTACCTCAAAAAGTCAGAAGTAAAAAACTAAGTTCAAGAGTTGATTTAACTGCTATGGTCAGCGTTTCTTTTTTGTTGATTATATTTTTTATGGTTGTTGGTGAATTATCGAAACCAAAAGTTATAGATTTAAGTTTACCTGACAATGGTGATATTATATGTGGGCCAATTGCTTGTGTTGATCCTAATAGAATTTACACAATACTTTTAGATGATAAAGACAGAATAGTTACTTATTCAGGCTTACTTGAAGATTCTTCAGTCAATCCAAAAGAAATTATTTATGGTCAGAATGGAATTCGAAAAGAATTATTCGTCAAAAAAAGAGTAATTTTAGAATATTCCACATCGATGGGTAAACCAAAAAATGGTCCAATTGTAATTATTAAACCAAGTAAAAATTCTAATTTTAAAAATTTAGTTGATATTCTCGACGAAATGGCTATTGTTAAAATTGATACTTATGCTATAGTACCAGAATTTACTCCAGAAGAAAATAAATTACTTGCTTTAAAATAA
- a CDS encoding ExbD/TolR family protein, protein MKNLPQKVRSKKLSSKVDLTAMVSVSFLLIIFFMVVGELAKPKIIDLSLPQKYDDEIWRDVITCGHIDPNRIVTVLLDDNNKIITYSGLFFSPIKEPTKVGYGNNGIRKILFERSNLIREYSAAMGRPKYGPIVIIKPSKKSNFKNLVDILDEMAIGKIDTYTIVNEFTPEETQLLASN, encoded by the coding sequence ATGAAAAACCTACCTCAAAAAGTACGAAGCAAAAAACTTAGTTCAAAAGTCGATTTAACAGCAATGGTCAGCGTTTCTTTTTTACTGATAATATTTTTTATGGTTGTTGGAGAGTTGGCTAAACCCAAAATTATCGATTTGAGTTTACCTCAAAAATATGATGATGAAATATGGAGGGATGTTATCACATGCGGTCATATTGATCCAAATCGGATTGTAACTGTTTTACTAGACGATAATAATAAAATAATTACGTATTCAGGTCTTTTCTTTAGTCCTATAAAAGAACCAACAAAAGTAGGTTATGGCAATAATGGAATTCGTAAAATATTATTTGAAAGAAGTAATTTAATTCGAGAATATTCAGCAGCAATGGGAAGACCAAAATATGGTCCCATCGTAATTATAAAACCAAGCAAAAAAAGCAATTTTAAGAACTTAGTCGATATTTTAGATGAAATGGCTATTGGAAAAATTGATACTTATACAATTGTAAATGAATTTACTCCAGAAGAGACACAATTATTAGCTTCTAATTAA
- a CDS encoding SsrA-binding protein, producing the protein MYKFLAKLNKILLPSFTKQGLDIAKAKKWQMAIIGYRAYVTKRALGN; encoded by the coding sequence ATGTATAAATTCTTAGCCAAGCTCAATAAAATACTATTGCCTAGTTTTACCAAACAAGGATTAGACATTGCTAAAGCAAAAAAATGGCAGATGGCAATTATTGGATATCGCGCTTATGTTACCAAACGTGCGTTAGGCAATTAA
- a CDS encoding fasciclin domain-containing protein, protein MKTTKILATVILALAFGFASFAQKTVMVGGAAMYPNKNIIENAVNSKDHTTLVAAVKAADLVETLKGKGPFTVFAPTNEAFDKLPKGTVETLLKPENKKMLQNILTYHVVAGKWSAADIAKAIKAGKGKTTIKAVNGGTLTAWMEGKNLYITDEKGGKSKVTIADVNQSNGVIHVVDAVLLPKK, encoded by the coding sequence ATGAAAACTACAAAAATTTTAGCTACAGTAATTTTAGCTTTAGCATTCGGATTTGCATCATTCGCTCAAAAAACAGTAATGGTGGGTGGAGCAGCCATGTATCCAAACAAAAATATTATTGAAAATGCAGTTAACTCAAAAGATCATACAACATTAGTAGCGGCAGTAAAAGCAGCGGATTTAGTGGAAACGTTAAAAGGAAAAGGCCCTTTTACAGTTTTTGCTCCAACAAACGAAGCTTTTGATAAATTACCGAAAGGAACAGTTGAAACACTGCTAAAACCTGAAAACAAAAAAATGCTTCAGAATATTTTAACTTATCACGTAGTTGCTGGTAAATGGAGCGCAGCGGATATTGCAAAAGCTATAAAAGCTGGAAAAGGTAAAACAACTATAAAAGCTGTAAATGGCGGTACTTTAACAGCTTGGATGGAAGGCAAGAATTTGTATATCACAGATGAAAAAGGTGGAAAATCAAAAGTAACAATTGCCGATGTAAATCAGTCAAATGGTGTCATTCATGTAGTAGATGCTGTGTTATTGCCTAAGAAATAA
- a CDS encoding serine hydrolase gives MKIKLSILFLFFTFLILAQQNKAAKDIFISMDKTASLLMNKSKANSISIGVVKNGKTYTRHYGEIDKGKENPATNNTVFEVASITKLFTGLLTAQAVLEGKLNPDDDIRKYITGSYPNLEYKGIPITIKDLVSFRTGFEKDLPDTAELRKNRNDSSYLAFKKIDESYTRENFFEDLKTMKLDTLPGTKFKYSNGSLNLTAHILENVYQKSYEVLLKENIFSKLDMKSTGINLNPEINVANGYNIKGVLMPSISDRLWGAAGRLKSNLSDLTKFITYELNTKNKIVQESQQNLLNSPTTWNGYFWDYIQVDENGKNCWKHGGAFGTQNMFVVYPERQLGFSIIVNISDENTANALGEAVIRLSSDLLSKNKKQSGIYGYKIIDDNVVFTYVHDKTLNSDLVKSVSVAGSFDNWNPNDENFQMIRKNKNTFELTIPKSKFAKDKTHFFKFVINKTGWMEAPKNVINRETEGDQNLILKI, from the coding sequence ATGAAAATAAAACTTTCAATCCTTTTTCTATTTTTTACCTTTTTAATTTTAGCACAGCAAAATAAAGCTGCAAAAGACATTTTCATTTCAATGGACAAAACAGCTTCGCTTTTAATGAATAAATCAAAGGCAAATTCTATTTCAATTGGTGTAGTAAAAAATGGAAAAACTTACACTCGCCACTATGGCGAAATAGATAAGGGAAAAGAAAATCCAGCAACAAACAATACTGTCTTCGAAGTAGCTTCAATTACCAAACTATTTACAGGATTGCTTACAGCTCAAGCCGTATTGGAAGGAAAATTAAATCCAGATGACGATATTAGAAAATACATTACAGGTTCTTATCCTAATCTAGAATATAAAGGAATACCAATAACCATTAAAGATTTAGTATCCTTTAGAACAGGTTTTGAAAAAGATCTTCCAGATACTGCTGAATTAAGAAAAAACAGAAACGACAGCAGTTACTTGGCTTTCAAAAAAATCGATGAATCATATACGCGCGAAAATTTCTTTGAAGATCTTAAAACAATGAAATTGGATACCCTGCCTGGAACAAAATTCAAATACAGCAACGGAAGTCTTAATTTGACAGCTCACATTTTAGAAAATGTATATCAGAAAAGTTATGAAGTACTTTTAAAAGAAAACATATTTTCCAAATTAGATATGAAATCAACTGGAATAAATCTAAATCCAGAAATTAATGTTGCAAATGGTTATAATATAAAAGGTGTTTTAATGCCTTCCATTTCAGACCGTCTTTGGGGCGCAGCAGGAAGATTAAAATCTAATTTAAGTGATCTTACTAAATTTATTACTTATGAATTGAATACAAAAAATAAAATCGTTCAAGAATCACAGCAAAATCTTTTAAACAGCCCAACAACATGGAATGGGTATTTTTGGGATTACATTCAGGTTGATGAAAATGGAAAAAACTGCTGGAAACATGGAGGTGCTTTTGGCACACAAAATATGTTTGTCGTTTATCCTGAAAGACAATTAGGCTTTTCTATTATAGTAAATATAAGTGATGAAAATACAGCCAATGCTTTAGGAGAAGCCGTTATCAGATTATCAAGTGATTTATTAAGTAAAAATAAAAAACAATCTGGCATATATGGTTATAAAATAATCGATGATAATGTTGTTTTTACTTATGTGCATGACAAAACATTGAATTCGGATTTAGTCAAAAGCGTTTCTGTTGCAGGTTCATTTGATAATTGGAATCCAAATGATGAAAATTTTCAAATGATTCGAAAAAACAAAAATACTTTTGAATTAACAATTCCAAAATCAAAATTTGCAAAAGACAAAACGCATTTCTTCAAATTTGTCATTAACAAAACCGGCTGGATGGAAGCTCCTAAAAATGTTATTAATAGAGAAACAGAAGGTGATCAAAACCTAATTCTTAAGATCTAA
- a CDS encoding EamA family transporter → MKNREINLPPVPAVLLAIISVQCGAAIAKTLFPAIGAAGTASLRIGISALILLLAYRPNLKTITPAQWKIVIPYGLSLGAMNLIFYFAIERIPIGLAVTLEFVGPLLLAITGSKRLIDYCWVLLAAIGILLIAPWTNDRLDSIGILFALLAGGFWTAYIVLGGKISKIMNGGQAVSTGMLFAAILILPFGFLENGLANLTPKFFGMGIALALLSSAIPFTLEMKALGQLPPRTFSILMSLEPAAASICAFIFLQEKLNIYEILAVVCVVIASTGSTLTAKR, encoded by the coding sequence ATGAAAAATAGAGAAATAAACCTCCCTCCCGTTCCTGCAGTATTACTTGCAATTATTAGTGTTCAATGTGGTGCAGCAATTGCTAAAACATTATTTCCAGCTATTGGAGCTGCGGGCACAGCATCCCTTCGTATTGGCATTTCAGCTTTAATTTTATTATTAGCTTATAGACCAAATTTAAAAACTATTACTCCTGCACAATGGAAAATTGTGATTCCATATGGTTTGTCATTAGGTGCAATGAACTTGATATTTTATTTTGCCATCGAAAGAATTCCAATTGGATTGGCCGTTACACTCGAATTTGTTGGGCCTTTATTGTTGGCAATCACAGGTTCCAAACGCTTAATTGATTATTGCTGGGTACTTCTTGCCGCGATTGGAATATTATTGATTGCTCCCTGGACAAATGACCGCCTAGATTCTATAGGGATTTTGTTTGCGCTTTTAGCTGGAGGCTTTTGGACAGCGTATATAGTTTTAGGAGGTAAAATATCAAAAATTATGAACGGAGGTCAAGCGGTTTCAACTGGAATGCTGTTTGCTGCAATATTAATTCTGCCATTTGGCTTTCTCGAAAACGGATTGGCGAATCTAACTCCTAAGTTTTTCGGAATGGGAATCGCTTTGGCACTTTTATCCAGTGCAATTCCATTTACTTTAGAAATGAAAGCTTTAGGACAGCTTCCTCCACGAACTTTTAGTATTTTGATGAGCTTAGAACCTGCTGCTGCTTCTATTTGTGCTTTTATATTTCTACAAGAAAAACTAAATATTTACGAGATTTTGGCTGTAGTTTGTGTAGTAATTGCATCTACAGGAAGTACTTTGACGGCTAAAAGATAA
- a CDS encoding helix-turn-helix domain-containing protein: MGKNEIKSYSLSEMKDEVIGKIGTPERDQYEYELSMDLLGKMIKTARKERNLTQEQLGELIGVKKAQISKLESSANSATIDTVMKVFKALKAEISFNVKIENQSLQVS; encoded by the coding sequence ATGGGCAAAAATGAAATAAAATCGTATTCACTTTCTGAAATGAAAGATGAAGTTATTGGTAAAATTGGGACACCTGAAAGAGACCAATATGAGTATGAACTTAGTATGGACTTGTTAGGGAAAATGATAAAAACAGCGAGAAAAGAAAGAAATCTTACTCAGGAACAGTTAGGAGAATTAATTGGTGTAAAAAAGGCTCAGATTTCTAAATTAGAAAGTAGCGCTAATAGTGCTACAATTGATACTGTAATGAAAGTTTTTAAAGCTTTAAAAGCTGAAATTAGTTTTAATGTAAAAATTGAAAATCAGAGTTTGCAGGTTTCCTAA
- the rpsA gene encoding 30S ribosomal protein S1 — protein sequence MSEQTKSQEEFLANFNWHNFQEGIDAVDEKNLQEFEELVSKTFIATDQEEVVEGVVVRITDRDVIVDINAKSEGVISLNEFRYNPNLKVGDKVEVLIDIREDKTGQLVLSHRKARTIKSWDRVIAANETGEIVNGFVKCRTKGGMIVDVFGIEAFLPGSQIDVKPIRDYDVYVNKMMEFKVVKINHEFKNVVVSHKALIEADIEVQKKEIIGQLQKGQVLEGVVKNITSYGVFIDLGGVDGLIHITDLSWSRINHPSEVLELDQKLNVVILDFDDEKTRIQLGLKQLNAHPWDALDANLTVGDKVKGKVVVIADYGAFIEVAEGVEGLIHVSEMSWSTHLRSAQDFVKVGDVVEAVILTLDREDRKMSLGIKQLTQDPWTDITSKYPVGSKHTGIVRNFTNFGIFVELEEGIDGLIYISDLSWTKKIKHPSEFVNVGEKLDVVVLELDVEGRKLSLGHKQTTANPWDQYEDSFAVGTIHNGEISEIVDKGATVEFGDDIVAFIPTRHLEKEDGKKLKKGDTADFKVIEFNKEFKRVVASHTAIFREEEEKNVKAAAETTASASTNAPAATLGDNNDVLAALKAKMEKTEKK from the coding sequence ATGTCTGAACAAACAAAATCACAAGAAGAGTTTTTAGCAAATTTTAACTGGCACAATTTCCAAGAAGGAATCGATGCAGTAGATGAAAAAAACTTGCAAGAGTTTGAGGAACTAGTATCAAAAACTTTCATCGCTACAGATCAAGAAGAAGTAGTTGAAGGAGTTGTAGTTAGAATTACAGATAGAGACGTTATCGTTGATATCAATGCTAAATCTGAAGGTGTTATTTCTTTAAACGAATTTCGTTACAACCCAAATTTAAAAGTAGGTGACAAAGTTGAAGTATTAATCGACATCCGTGAGGATAAAACAGGTCAATTAGTATTATCTCACAGAAAAGCACGTACTATCAAATCTTGGGATAGAGTTATTGCAGCTAATGAAACTGGAGAAATCGTTAACGGTTTTGTTAAATGCAGAACTAAAGGAGGTATGATTGTTGACGTATTCGGTATCGAAGCGTTCTTACCTGGATCTCAAATTGACGTTAAGCCAATTAGAGACTACGATGTATATGTAAACAAAATGATGGAATTCAAAGTGGTAAAAATTAACCACGAATTCAAAAACGTAGTTGTATCTCATAAAGCGCTTATCGAGGCTGATATTGAAGTACAGAAAAAAGAAATCATCGGTCAATTACAAAAAGGACAAGTATTAGAAGGTGTTGTTAAAAACATTACTTCTTATGGTGTGTTCATTGACTTAGGTGGTGTTGACGGATTAATTCACATTACTGACCTTTCTTGGAGTAGAATCAACCACCCAAGTGAAGTTCTTGAATTAGACCAAAAATTAAACGTTGTAATCCTTGATTTCGATGATGAGAAAACAAGAATTCAATTAGGATTGAAACAATTAAACGCTCACCCATGGGATGCTTTAGATGCTAACTTAACTGTTGGTGACAAAGTAAAAGGTAAAGTAGTTGTAATCGCTGATTACGGTGCATTTATCGAAGTTGCTGAAGGTGTTGAAGGTTTAATCCACGTTTCTGAAATGTCATGGTCAACTCACTTACGTTCTGCTCAGGACTTCGTGAAAGTTGGAGATGTTGTTGAAGCAGTTATCTTAACTCTTGACAGAGAAGATCGTAAGATGTCATTAGGTATCAAACAATTGACTCAAGATCCATGGACTGACATTACTTCTAAATACCCAGTAGGTTCTAAACATACAGGTATCGTTAGAAACTTCACAAACTTTGGTATTTTCGTAGAATTAGAAGAAGGAATTGATGGATTAATCTACATTTCTGACCTTTCTTGGACTAAGAAAATCAAACACCCATCTGAGTTTGTAAACGTTGGTGAAAAACTTGATGTTGTAGTATTAGAATTAGATGTTGAAGGACGTAAATTATCTTTAGGTCACAAACAAACTACTGCTAATCCTTGGGATCAATACGAAGATTCTTTCGCTGTAGGAACTATCCACAACGGTGAGATTTCTGAAATCGTTGACAAAGGAGCTACTGTAGAATTCGGAGATGATATCGTTGCTTTCATTCCTACTCGTCACCTTGAAAAAGAAGACGGAAAGAAATTGAAAAAAGGTGATACAGCTGATTTCAAAGTAATTGAATTCAACAAAGAATTCAAAAGAGTAGTTGCTTCTCACACTGCTATCTTCAGAGAAGAAGAAGAGAAAAACGTGAAAGCTGCTGCTGAAACTACTGCATCTGCATCTACAAACGCACCAGCTGCGACTTTAGGTGACAACAATGATGTATTAGCTGCTTTAAAAGCTAAAATGGAAAAAACTGAGAAAAAATAA
- a CDS encoding type II toxin-antitoxin system RelE/ParE family toxin, whose product MKYFETKFLEEAREFILQLDKKVSAKLLYNIDSAEKNLDPRLFKKLKNDIWEFRIRYAGNQIRLLAFWDKSDNKQTLVFATHGFIKKVDKVPSNEIDRANRIKLKYFESKMK is encoded by the coding sequence ATGAAATATTTTGAAACAAAGTTTTTAGAAGAAGCGAGAGAATTTATATTACAATTGGATAAAAAAGTAAGTGCTAAACTTCTGTATAATATCGATTCAGCAGAAAAGAACCTTGATCCAAGGTTGTTTAAAAAGCTTAAGAATGATATTTGGGAATTTAGAATTAGATATGCAGGAAATCAAATTAGACTTTTAGCTTTTTGGGATAAATCAGATAACAAACAAACTTTAGTTTTTGCAACTCATGGTTTTATTAAGAAAGTAGATAAAGTTCCTTCAAATGAAATCGATAGAGCAAATAGAATCAAATTAAAGTATTTTGAAAGTAAAATGAAATAA